A genome region from Hevea brasiliensis isolate MT/VB/25A 57/8 chromosome 9, ASM3005281v1, whole genome shotgun sequence includes the following:
- the LOC110638718 gene encoding aspartic proteinase Asp1 — MVITIKKLNPEKTMQTFQESQRERQMEKGKVGFSVMALLVLLSLILGSSAATSDDRQQRWRKAMLSEEMTSSMMLNGAESIVFPLHGNVYPAGYYNVTLNIGKPSKPYFLDIDTGSDLTWLQCDAPCRQCTEAPHPLYKPSNNLVVCKDPLCASLQPPDGRQCEDPKQCDYEVEYADGGSSLGVLVKDVFPLNFTNGKRLNPLLALGCGYDQLPGRSPHPLDGILGLGRGISSIPSQLSSQGLVQNIVGHCLSGRGGGFLFFGNQDTYDSSRVAWTPMSRDLLKYYSPGLGELIFDEKSTEIRNLLTVLDSGSSFTYMNSQAYQELLFLLKKELSGKPLGETPDDQTLPLCWKGKKPFKSIHDVKKFFKTFALSFTSNGRKFEFPPEAYLIISSEGNACLGILNGTEVGLGDLNVIGDISMQDRMVIYNNEKQVIGWAPANCDRLPKPKRKFIW, encoded by the exons ATGGTGATTACTATCAAGAAATTGAACCCAGAAAAGACTATGCAAACATTTCAAGAATCTCAG AGAGAGAGACAGATGGAAAAAGGGAAAGTAGGTTTTTCGGTGATGGCGTTGTTGGTCCTGCTAAGTCTGATTTTGGGGTCTTCAGCTGCTACAAGTGATGATAGGCAGCAAAGGTGGAGAAAGGCAATGCTATCTGAAGAAATGACGTCGTCAATGATGCTCAATGGAGCTGAATCAATTGTTTTTCCACTTCACGGGAATGTTTATCCTGCTGG ATATTATAATGTTACTCTAAATATAGGGAAACCATCAAAGCCCTACTTTCTTGATATAGACACAGGAAGTGACCTCACATGGCTCCAATGTGATGCTCCCTGTCGCCAATGTACTGAG GCACCTCATCCACTTTACAAACCCAGTAATAACCTAGTAGTTTGCAAGGATCCTCTCTGTGCATCTTTGCAGCCACCAGATGGCCGCCAATGTGAAGACCCAAAGCAGTGTGATTATGAGGTTGAGTATGCGGATGGTGGATCATCCCTTGGTGTTCTTGTCAAGGATGTCTTTCCTCTTAACTTCACAAATGGAAAGCGGCTTAATCCTCTTCTAGCCCTCGG GTGTGGATATGATCAGCTTCCAGGTAGATCTCCTCATCCCTTGGATGGAATACTGGGCCTCGGCAGGGGAATATCTAGCATTCCATCGCAGCTTAGTAGCCAAGGTTTGGTGCAAAATATTGTTGGCCACTGTTTAAGTGGGCGTGGTGGAGGATTTCTCTTCTTTGGAAATCAGGATACCTATGATTCTTCTCGAGTAGCTTGGACACCAATGTCACGCGATCTTTT GAAATACTACTCACCTGGATTGGGGGAAttaatatttgatgagaaatctaCTGAGATCAGAAATTTACTTACAGTTCTTGACAGTGGAAGCTCTTTTACTTACATGAATTCGCAGGCATATcaagaattattatttttg TTGAAGAAAGAATTATCAGGAAAGCCCTTAGGTGAAACACCGGATGATCAAACACTGCCACTTTGTTGGAAAGGGAAGAAGCCTTTTAAAAGCATTCATGATGTCAAGAAATTCTTCAAGACCTTTGCGTTGAGCTTCACAAGCAATGGGAGAAAGTTTGAATTCCCCCCAGAAGCGTATCTGATCATATCA TCCGAGGGAAATGCTTGCTTGGGAATTCTAAATGGTACAGAAGTAGGGCTGGGCGATCTAAATGTCATTGGTG ACATATCAATGCAAGACAGAATGGTGATTTACAACAATGAGAAGCAAGTGATTGGGTGGGCCCCTGCAAATTGTGATCGGCTTCCCAAGCCCAAAAGGAAATTTATTTGGTAA
- the LOC110638724 gene encoding uncharacterized protein LOC110638724, translating to MVNWRMPGFYGFPERNRRYLSWDLLRQLSQRSDIPWVLIGNFNDLLAAHEKERHLGYVGSKFRWERGNNEDGWVRERLDHSLAFVSWRNQFANAKVFHLDTGCSDHVPLFLNIGISFVQYRVKRFHFENAWIRESDCRQRVELSWLRGLDIKSQIACCTHYLYVWAETPRKQFKERKDVTRACLRCLNDGAPLPGSNDTAIVLIPKKKSPEVVADVRPISLCNIIDKIVTKALANSMKGLLSNLISEIQSAFVPRRLKMDNVMIAFELLHYLKRRSQGKNSLVALKTDMSKLWWRSLCPIIPKRGLRQKDPLSPYLFIICAEGLSALLRNCEQNGFLHGFRVTTGAPSVSLLFLADNAFYFFKASKAKADIVKSCLHTYEKASGEQVNLQKSVVSFSPHTTSSVKMEICAALGVQQTDWLGDYLVLPSLIGRKKKKSLILLLIMCGRECKAGRESFSQNQTGSRWMSWKRMCHHKDAGGLGFHRLCKFNLALLAKQGWRLLSFLQSLVARIYKARYYLSYTFLEANVGHNPSFIWRSVWACQSVLKLGCVRRIGNGVDTRIWGDPWLANVSFPYIRTPNTSRMDDVCACDLMLRNPRSWNLNLLSSIFNDHDLSLICNIPLVSRECLDCWYWKWDRKGVYSIFPQRRNLLWRAIMNVLPTMDNLLTRVDVSSVATYPLDLFTLLQIGYNMFCIYLILRITVLRQDVVTIKWKPPDVGYVKCKFDTVLNHSSRTAGYGAVIQNSDGQWVMGKATRLVRTSDPILAEALGFKEVLSWLKGLALSNVQVESDCLQVVNAIHGSLLDFSYFGLLINDGKALLQELVNVSITFIKQSANQSAHTTVRLALSLCDAAQWGSIPPLFLEDVLRFDLSNI from the exons ATGGTTAATTGGAGAATGCCTGGTTTCTATGGATTTCCTGAGCGCAATCGTAGATACCTCTCTTGGGATTTACTTCGCCAACTTTCTCAACGATCAGACATACCTTGGGTTTTGATAGGCAACTTTAATGACTTATTGGCTGCGCATGAAAAGGAAAGGC ATTTGGGCTATGTTGGGAGTAAATTCAGGTGGGAAAGAGGCAATAATGAAGATGGCTGGGTTCGAGAAAGGTTAGATCATTCGTTAGCTTTTGTTTCTTGGAGGAATCAGTTTGCAAATGCTAAAGTGTTTCACCTTGATACTGGTTGCTCTGATCACGTTCCTTTATTCTTGAATATTGGCATTAGTTTTGTTCAGTATAGGGTTAAGCGCTTCCATTTTGAGAACGCCTGGATTCGTGAATCTGATTGTCGCCAAAGAGTAGAGTTAAGTTGGCTCAGAGGACTGGATATTAAATCTCAGATTGCCTGTTGTACTCATTATCTTTATGTGTGGGCTGAGACTCCTCGAAAGCAGTTTAAAGAGC GCAAGGATGTTACTCGGGCTTGCTTACGTTGCTTGAATGATGGGGCTCCTTTACCGGGTTCTAATGACACTGCTATAGTGCTGATCCCTAAAAAGAAATCACCTGAAGTTGTTGCCGATGTACGACCAATTTCTTTGTGTAATATTATCGACAAAATAGTTACCAAAGCATTGGCAAATAGTATGAAAGGACTACTCTCAAATTTGATTTCTGAGATTCAAAGTGCTTTTGTGCCTCGTCGTTTGAAAATGGACAATGTGATGATCGCGTTTGAGTTATTACACTATTTGAAGAGGAGGTCACAGGGTAAGAATAGTTTAGTAGCTCTTAAAACTGATATGTCGAAG TTATGGTGGAGAAGCTTATGTCCGATAATTCCTAAGAGGGGGTTGAGGCAAAAGGACCCTTTGTCCCCTTATTTATTCATTATTTGTGCTGAAGGACTCTCAGCTTTATTGAGGAATTGTGAGCAGAATGGCTTCCTTCATGGTTTTCGTGTAACAACGGGTGCTCCATcagtttctcttttatttttagcCGACAatgctttttatttttttaaagccTCTAAAGCTAAAGCTGATATTGTTAAAAGTTGCTTACATACTTATGAGAAGGCTTCTGGGGAACAAGTTAATTTACAAAAATCTGTTGTTTCCTTTAGTCCTCATACCACTTCTTCTGTGAAGATGGAAATTTGTGCAGCCTTGGGAGTTCAGCAAACAGATTGGCTTGGCGACTATCTGGTTTTGCCTTCATTGATTGGTcggaagaagaagaaatctttGATTTTGTTGTTGATAATGTGTGGAAGAGAATGCAAGGCTGGAAGAGAAAGCTTCTCTCAAAATCAG ACTGGTAGTCGGTGGATGAGTTGGAAGCGCATGTGTCATCATAAGGATGCAGGGGGTTTGGGTTTCCATAGGCTATGTAAGTTTAACCTTGCCCTTCTAGCTAAGCAAGGCTGGCGCCTCTTGTCTTTCCTACAATCTCTTGTTGCAAGAATCTACAAAGCTCGGTACTATCTTTCTTATACTTTTCTTGAGGCGAATGTTGGTCATAATCCAAGCTTCATTTGGCGCAGTGTTTGGGCTTGTCAATCTGTTCTCAAATTGGGTTGTGTGCGCAGGATAGGTAATGGGGTTGATACAAGGATTTGGGGGGATCCATGGCTTGCTAATGTGTCTTTCCCTTATATTCGGACGCCAAATACCTCGAGGATGGATGATGTGTGTGCTTGTGATTTAATGTTGCGGAATCCTCGGTCTTGGAATTTGAATTTACTATCTAGCATTTTTAATGATCATGATTTGTCTCTCATTTGCAACATTCCATTAGTTTCTAGAGAATGCCTTGATTGTTGGTATTGGAAGTGGGATAGGAAGGGTGTGTATTCG ATATTCCCCCAAAGGCGAAATCTTTTATGGAGAGCAATTATGAATGTGTTGCCTACAATGGATAATTTGTTAACAAGGGTGGATGTGTCAAGT GTGGCTACGTATCCTTTAGATCTTTTCACACTGTTGCAGATTGGTTACAACATGTTTTGCATTTATCTGATATTGAGAATTACTGTGTTGCG GCAGGATGTTGTTACTATCAAATGGAAGCCGCCTGATGTGGGTTATGTCAAATGCAAATTTGATACTGTGTTGAATCACTCTTCTCGAACTGCTGGGTATGGCGCAGTCATTCAGAATTCAGATGGACAATGGGTTATGGGTAAAGCTACTCGTCTTGTGCGTACCTCTGATCCTATTCTTGCCGAAGCTCTTGGATTCAAAGAGGTTCTCAGTTGGCTAAAAGGCCTTGCTTTATCAAATGTGCAGGTGGAGTCGGATTGTCTTCAAGTGGTGAATGCTATTCATGGGTCCTTACTGGATTTTTCTTATTTTGGCTTGCTTATTAATGATGGTAAAGCTCTTTTGCAAGAGCTAGTGAATGTGTCTATTACTTTCATTAAGCAATCAGCAAATCAGTCAGCCCATACTACTGTTAGGTTGGCTCTTTCTTTGTGTGATGCTGCTCAATGGGGATCTATTCCCCCATTGTTCTTAGAGGATGTACTCCGGTTTGATTTAAGTAATATATGA
- the LOC110638730 gene encoding dehydrodolichyl diphosphate synthase CPT3-like, translating into MGKHSSSKVSKLLGNLASFIRICILRVLSMGPIPNHFAFIMDGNRRYAKKKNMKKGAGHRAGFLSLMSMLKYCCELGVKYVTFYAFSIDNFKRNPDEIKDLMDMMLEKIELQGNKIIFNQYGIRVYFIGNLKLLSEPVRIAAEKLMRATANSTNCTLIICIAYTSRDEIVHAVQGSCKNKQEEIQPLSFCKANNGAFEEVEDNNNVNGVIPFVFSESQEDEAAKSQATMASVTCCCLAGGVEGGGDKNSMAVRAVHGSYEDKRDNYQAMMENRTSNGVTPSEESENMQGECSIIKLVDIEKQMYMAVAPDPDILMRSTGESRLSNFLLWQTRECLLYSPHALWPEIGLWHLVWAVLNFQRNHSYLEKKKHQL; encoded by the coding sequence atgGGAAAACATAGCAGTAGTAAAGTGAGTAAGCTGTTAGGAAATTTGGCTAGTTTCATTAGAATATGCATACTTCGTGTTTTATCCATGGGACCCATCCCCAATCATTTTGCCTTCATTATGGATGGTAATCGGAGGTATGCTAAGAAGAAGAACATGAAAAAAGGGGCTGGTCATAGGGCTGGGTTTTTATCTCTCATGTCCATGCTTAAGTACTGCTGTGAATTAGGAGTAAAGTACGTAACGTTTTATGCCTTTAGCATTGATAATTTCAAAAGGAATCCTGATGAAATTAAAGACCTGATGGATATGATGCTAGAAAAGATTGAGTTGCAGGGGAACAAAATCATTTTCAACCAATATGGAATCAGAGTATATTTTATCGGTAATTTGAAACTTTTGAGTGAACCTGTGAGGATTGCAGCAGAAAAGCTTATGAGAGCTACTGCCAATAGCACCAATTGTACCCTTATAATCTGCATAGCCTATACTTCGCGTGATGAGATTGTACATGCTGTTCAAGGTTCATGTAAAAATAAACAGGAGGAAATTCAACCATTGAGCTTTTGTAAAGCTAATAATGGTGCCTTTGAAGAAGTGGAGGATAATAACAATGTCAATGGTGTCATCCCATTTGTTTTTTCAGAATCCCAGGAAGATGAAGCAGCCAAATCTCAAGCAACAATGGCAAGTGTAACCTGCTGTTGTTTGGCTGGAGGAGTTGAAGGGGGTGGCGACAAAAATAGCATGGCTGTTCGTGCTGTCCACGGATCCTATGAAGATAAAAGGGATAACTATCAAGCAATGATGGAAAACAGAACCAGCAACGGTGTGACTCCATCCGAAGAGAGCGAGAATATGCAGGGAGAGTGTTCCATCATAAAGCTAGTAGACATTGAGAAACAGATGTACATGGCAGTAGCTCCTGATCCTGACATCCTTATGCGAAGTACTGGAGAGTCCCGCCTGAGTAACTTCCTACTTTGGCAGACTCGTGAGTGCCTGTTATATTCTCCACATGCATTGTGGCCAGAAATTGGTTTATGGCACTTGGTGTGGGCAGTATTAAACTTCCAACGAAACCATTCTTATTTGGAAAAGAAAAAGCATCAGTTGTAA